The Plantactinospora sp. KBS50 sequence AGGTCGTCCAATGTTCGAGGGCGGAGATGACGTTCAGGAGTTCGGGATCCATGTCGCCCTCGGTGAGGATGCCGTCCTCGATGCGGGTCAGCTGCACGCGTAACTCGGCCGGGCTGGCTGTCAGCACACTCTTCCGGGCGATGGTGAGGGCCGCCGACGCATCGTCGTCGAGCTCATGTTCGACTGCGACGTCAAAGAACCGTTCGTCTCCGACGAGACGGGCGACCGTCTCGGCACCGAAAACGCGGAGGTTGTCGTCGCTGGCCCTGGCGACCAGATGGCGAATCGCCGCTTCGAACTCGTCGTATCTCACTGTCGCAGTCTATGGATCGACCACCGCTGGCACTGTCGCGTCGTGCTCACATGATCATGAGCTGCCCCGGGACCCCGTACCGGTCGCGGACGACCCCGCGCCGCCGTCACCGACGGCGGGGCGGGGATAGCCGTGGCGGCACCTACCCGCCGGTGACGGTCATGTCGAAGTCGACGGTGATCGGCGCCCGGCCAACCCAGACCGCCGTCGCCGCGCTGAAGACCTCGCCGGTCGGGTGCCAGCGGCCGGCACCGGAACCGCAGTCGCAGCGCAGTTTGATCATCTGGCCGGGCAGCACCGGTAGTTGGTAGGTGTCGCCCACGTACTCCACGCCGGCGACGTCCCCGGTCACCGCGTTGAAGGCGATCACCGGGCTGTAGTTGTGCAGTTCGTCGACCAGGACGCTGCCACGCACGACGGTCGCGCCGCGCAACGGCTGGTCCAGGGTGGTGCTGCCGCCGGACCGTACCCGCACCGTCCGGGCCAGCAGGGAGTTGCCGACCCCGCCGGACCACTGGGTCGCGATCTGCGGACCGGAGAACTGCAGCGCCCAGTCGTACGGCCCGAGCCTGCCGACCGTGTAGCGGCCGTCGGCCTCGGTGATCGCCACGTCCGGGGTGTACTTCGGATCCGGCACCATCGGGACCAGCCCGACGTACACCCCGCGCACCGGCTGACCGGTGGCCGCGGCGGTGACGGTGCCGGTGATCTCGCCCGGCGGGTCGAG is a genomic window containing:
- a CDS encoding carboxypeptidase-like regulatory domain-containing protein, with protein sequence MYGSAARSGLRIAVLLLVSPAFATGASTASAAPSAVPASAASAAGPVSGPATTAEPGAVSAAVRDAATGLPARACVRLVPVERDRYTQIYLGEWQLGRYGRCSDPDGTLLVENVEPGRYQLFVYLPYDEQRYGQQWVGRYGGTGQRQRAAVIRVRSGATTAAPQIRLDPPGEITGTVTAAATGQPVRGVYVGLVPMVPDPKYTPDVAITEADGRYTVGRLGPYDWALQFSGPQIATQWSGGVGNSLLARTVRVRSGGSTTLDQPLRGATVVRGSVLVDELHNYSPVIAFNAVTGDVAGVEYVGDTYQLPVLPGQMIKLRCDCGSGAGRWHPTGEVFSAATAVWVGRAPITVDFDMTVTGG